One Chloroflexota bacterium DNA segment encodes these proteins:
- a CDS encoding CDP-alcohol phosphatidyltransferase family protein, whose product MRTADYLTALRLVTVPIVMWLILSDKVVAALCIYAVALATDILDGYFARRSKVIVSYGPTFDALADLFLFYGTILALAIRGEAFWLLVGGLVSIAGLVPILGLISKKKGGLIIPRLDTSLLAFSVHTTIVAHIIRWRYAEMLLPLLLIVGLYYGYKYFAFARSIKN is encoded by the coding sequence GTGAGAACAGCAGATTATCTTACAGCTCTGAGGCTCGTCACTGTACCGATAGTGATGTGGCTTATCCTTTCAGATAAGGTAGTTGCGGCACTTTGCATTTACGCTGTGGCATTAGCAACCGACATACTTGATGGATACTTTGCCAGGAGAAGCAAGGTGATAGTCTCCTACGGCCCAACCTTTGACGCCTTGGCTGATCTCTTTCTTTTCTACGGAACGATACTTGCACTTGCCATTAGAGGAGAGGCCTTTTGGCTTCTTGTAGGGGGGCTTGTAAGTATAGCTGGTTTGGTACCGATATTAGGCCTTATCTCAAAGAAGAAGGGGGGACTTATCATACCTCGCCTGGATACGAGCCTTCTTGCATTCTCTGTCCATACGACAATTGTGGCACACATAATACGCTGGCGGTATGCCGAGATGCTTCTCCCGCTCTTGCTCATTGTGGGGCTGTACTATGGATACAAGTACTTTGCCTTTGCACGGAGCATTAAGAACTAG